One Azoarcus sp. DN11 DNA segment encodes these proteins:
- a CDS encoding IucA/IucC family protein codes for MQSGLNTAEHIDPAALAAQRRCQETLLNCYCREIAAPEGELRVGPPFGQNDWPAAIRLTLQREGGQVLQVQLPHTCDRLLTVVESASVTGNYRYTSPVFHKAENRPWGLLDWEGLAALLLRETGLRHDAAPNAELMAQIRNSVAVGTAALALPVPDAIPADPVEAYLDSEQSLTFGHPFHPTPKSRQGFSADDLRRYSPELRTRFALAWFAVRREDVVQQSLLAQDCDRLIAPAAPEVPEGWVAVPAHPWQAGFLRAHPLVREALARGRLRELGVQGAEFYPTSSIRTLYQPGNPYFYKLSLNIRITNCVRKNAWYELESALHVNRVLRPLQPELARLFPGLALMEEPAFLSVDLKNADAERNREVIEGFGLILRASVDSLRAPASVPLLAGSLFGNHYYGEARMRRLLAGLAAREGGSVEAVTERWFSAYVEQLIDPVFHLFFAHGVVFEPHLQNVVLGLQDGWPAQLFLRDFEGVKLTPGRHPAATMPGISERARASLWYDEELGWKRIAYCVFVNNLCEVVAQLGAARAGLGERLWAVVRHHLQRYQACHGNAASARRINALLAGAPFPAKTNFSNRFFARADRASTYVPVTNPIALTGGEAAWR; via the coding sequence GGCCGGCGGCGATCCGCCTGACGCTGCAGCGCGAGGGCGGGCAGGTGCTGCAGGTGCAGCTGCCGCACACCTGCGACCGCCTGCTGACGGTGGTCGAGAGCGCCTCGGTGACCGGCAACTACCGCTATACGTCGCCGGTGTTCCACAAGGCGGAGAACCGTCCGTGGGGACTGCTCGACTGGGAGGGGCTCGCCGCGCTGCTGCTGCGCGAGACGGGCTTGCGCCACGACGCCGCGCCAAACGCCGAGCTGATGGCGCAGATCCGCAACAGCGTCGCGGTCGGCACCGCGGCGCTCGCGCTGCCCGTGCCCGACGCGATTCCGGCGGATCCGGTCGAGGCCTACCTCGACTCGGAGCAGTCGCTCACATTCGGCCATCCCTTCCACCCCACGCCCAAGAGCCGCCAGGGGTTTTCCGCGGACGACCTGCGCCGCTACTCGCCGGAGCTGCGCACGCGCTTCGCGTTGGCGTGGTTCGCCGTGCGGCGCGAGGATGTCGTGCAGCAATCGCTGCTCGCACAAGACTGCGACCGGCTGATCGCGCCCGCCGCCCCCGAAGTGCCCGAGGGCTGGGTCGCCGTCCCGGCGCATCCGTGGCAGGCCGGATTCCTGCGCGCCCATCCGCTCGTGCGCGAGGCGCTCGCGCGCGGCCGGCTGCGCGAGCTCGGCGTGCAGGGGGCCGAGTTCTACCCGACCTCGTCGATCCGCACTCTTTACCAGCCCGGCAATCCATACTTCTACAAGCTGTCGCTGAACATCCGCATCACCAACTGCGTGCGCAAGAACGCGTGGTACGAGCTCGAAAGCGCGCTGCACGTGAACCGCGTGCTGCGGCCGCTACAGCCGGAGCTCGCGCGCCTGTTTCCGGGCCTCGCGCTGATGGAGGAGCCGGCTTTCCTGTCGGTCGACCTCAAGAACGCCGACGCCGAGCGCAACCGCGAAGTGATCGAGGGCTTCGGCCTGATCCTGCGCGCGAGCGTCGATAGCCTGCGTGCGCCGGCGAGCGTGCCGCTGCTCGCGGGCTCGCTGTTCGGCAACCACTATTACGGCGAGGCGCGCATGCGCCGCCTGCTGGCCGGGCTCGCCGCGCGCGAGGGCGGCAGCGTCGAGGCGGTCACCGAGCGCTGGTTCTCGGCCTACGTCGAGCAGCTCATCGATCCGGTCTTCCACCTGTTCTTCGCGCACGGCGTGGTCTTCGAGCCGCATCTGCAGAACGTCGTGCTGGGGCTGCAGGACGGCTGGCCGGCACAGCTCTTCCTGCGCGACTTCGAAGGCGTGAAGCTCACGCCCGGGCGCCATCCCGCGGCGACGATGCCCGGCATCAGCGAACGCGCGCGCGCCTCGCTGTGGTACGACGAGGAGCTCGGCTGGAAGCGCATCGCCTACTGCGTGTTCGTGAACAACCTGTGCGAAGTCGTCGCCCAGCTGGGTGCGGCGCGCGCGGGCTTGGGCGAGCGGCTGTGGGCCGTCGTGCGCCACCATCTGCAGCGCTACCAAGCGTGCCACGGCAATGCCGCTTCCGCGCGGCGCATCAATGCGCTGCTCGCCGGCGCGCCTTTCCCGGCGAAGACCAACTTCAGCAACCGCTTCTTCGCGCGCGCCGACCGCGCCTCGACCTACGTGCCGGTGACGAACCCGATCGCGCTGACGGGCGGGGAGGCGGCATGGCGCTGA